GTGGATCGACAAGGAGCGCGCGCGCCTCATCAAGGCGTTCGACGACGCGAAGAAGAAGGAGAACTGATCATGAGCACCGCAGCCATCAGCGTGAAGGGCGTGCAGAAGTCCTACAAGGACCTGCATGTGCTGCGCGGCGTCGACTTCGAGGTCGAGAAGGGCAGCATCTTCGCCCTGCTCGGCTCGAACGGCGCCGGCAAGACCACCATGGTGCGCATCCTCTCGACCCTGCTGAAGGCGGATGCCGGCACGGCATCCGTGCAGGGCGTCGATGTCGCGACCGATCCGCTCGGCGTCCGCGAGAGGATCAGCCTCACCGGGCAGTTCGCCGCGGTCGATGAGATCCTCACCGGACGCGAGAACCTCGTGCTGGTCGCGAAGCTGCGCCACCTCGCCGACGCCGGGAAGGTCGCCGACGATCTGCTGGCGAAATTCCGTCTGACGGATGCCGGTGGACGCAAGGTCGGCACCTACTCGGGCGGCATGCGCCGCCGGCTCGACATCGCGATGAGCCTGGTCGGACACCCCGAGGTCATCTACCTCGACGAGCCGACCACGGGCCTCGACCCCGAAGCCCGCATCGAGGTGTGGGACGTGGTCAAGGAACTCGCGAACACCGGAACCACCGTGCTGCTCACCACGCAGTATCTCGACGAGGCGGAGCAGCTGGCCGACCGCATCGCGATCCTGCACGAGGGCCGCATCATCGCCAATGGCACCCTCGCCGAGCTGAAGAAGCTGCTCCCGGCCGCCAAGGTCGAGTACGTCGAGAAGCAGCCCACCCTCGAGGAGATCTTCCTCACCCTCATCGGCCCGTCGCCTTCGACAGGCTCAGGCACCCAGGTTCAGAAAGGACACGCAGCATGACCACGCACTTCGCGGCGGACACCGCGACGCTCACCGGCCGCTCCATGCGGCACATCTTCCGCAGTCCCGACACGATCATCACCACGGCGGTCACCCCGATCGCGCTGATGCTCCTGTTCGTGTACGTCTTCGGCGGCGCTCTGAAGACGAGCACCGGCGCCGAGAACTACGTGAACTACCTGCTCCCCGGCATCCTGCTCATCGCGATCGCCTCCGGTATCGCCTACACGGCGTTCCGGCTGTTCACCGACATGCAGAGCGGCATCTTCGAGCGGTTCCACTCCATGCCGATCGCCCGATCGAGCGTGCTCTGGGCGCACGTGCTCACGTCACTCACCGCCAACGCGATCACCCTGGCGATCATCTTCGGCGTCGGCTTCCTGATGGGCTTCCGCACCGGGGCGAGCCCGCTCGCATGGCTCGCCGTGATCGGCATCCTCATGCTGTTCACGCTGGCCCTCACCTGGCTGGCGATCATCGCGGGCCTGAACGCCAAGACGGTCGACGGTGCGAGTGCGTTCTCGTACCCGCTGATCTTCCTGCCGTTCATCAGCTCGGCCTTCGTGCCCACCGACACGATGCCGGGTCCGGTGCAGTGGTTCGCCGACAACCAGCCGGTCACCTCGATCGTCAACACCATCCAGGCGCTGTTCGCCGAGAAGCCCGTCGGGAACGACATCTGGGTCGCTCTCGCCTGGTGCGTCGGCATCCTCGTGGTCGCCTACGTGTTCGCGATCATCTCCTACCGGAAGAAGGTCAGTTGACCTCTTCGAGCGGGACGGAACGCTCCGTCCGGGGTTCATACCCCGGCCGGGGCGTTTCGCTGCGCTCGGGGTGCGGCGCGCGGGGCGCTGCGGCCGCGCGGAACGGAGGAGATCTCGCGGAATGAAGGAGCTTTCACGAGGATTCGCCCTTCGTTCCGCGTGATCTCCTCCGCAACGGGTGGGCTGAGGGATGCTGCACTCGACGCGGCTGCATCCTCCCTGTCCCTCAGACCGTCCGCAGCGCGGTCGTCGGCGACAACCGCGCCGCGCTGACCGCGGGGTAGAGACCCGCGATCACGCCGACCGCGAGCGCCACCATCGGTCCCCCCACGAGAACCAGCACGGGAATCGTCGCCGACTGCCCCTGGATCGCGGCGTATGCGACCACTGCGAGCGCCCCGCACACCACTCCGGCGATGCCTCCCAGCCCTCCGAGCACGATGGCCTCGGCCACGAACTGGCCGGCGATCTGACCGGGGCGGGCACCGAGCGCGCGCCGGAGCCCGATCTCCCCACGTCGCTCCAGCACGGCGACGACCATGGTGTTGGCGATGCCGATGCCGCCGACGAGCAGGGCGATGGCGGCGAGACCCACGGCGAGACCCGAGAGTGAGTCGTCCGCGGTCTCCCGCGCTCCGGCCAGGTCGCCGAGCCCGGTCACCTGCACGTACGGCGAGCCGGGGTTCGCGGCTCGAGCGATCGCCTCGCGGACCTTCTCGCCCGTGCCGCCGTCGGCCATGCGCACGTAGATCGAGGCGATGGTGTCGTCACCCTTCGCCGACACGTGCTCGGCGGCCCAGCGGTCGCCGAGGAACGCGCTCGCATCGATCGACTCGGCAAGGCCGGCGGAGTCGAGGATGCCGATCACGGTGTACCACCGCTCCCCGATCCAGACGCGCACGCCTGTCTCCGTGATGCCCATCCGCGCCGCGGCGGCGGCACCGAGCACGGTCACCGGCAGCGAGCGATCCGTCTCGTCGAACCAGCTTCCCTTCGCGACCGAGCCCTCGACCGA
This genomic interval from Microbacterium sp. LWH11-1.2 contains the following:
- a CDS encoding ATP-binding cassette domain-containing protein; protein product: MSTAAISVKGVQKSYKDLHVLRGVDFEVEKGSIFALLGSNGAGKTTMVRILSTLLKADAGTASVQGVDVATDPLGVRERISLTGQFAAVDEILTGRENLVLVAKLRHLADAGKVADDLLAKFRLTDAGGRKVGTYSGGMRRRLDIAMSLVGHPEVIYLDEPTTGLDPEARIEVWDVVKELANTGTTVLLTTQYLDEAEQLADRIAILHEGRIIANGTLAELKKLLPAAKVEYVEKQPTLEEIFLTLIGPSPSTGSGTQVQKGHAA
- a CDS encoding ABC transporter permease, with product MTTHFAADTATLTGRSMRHIFRSPDTIITTAVTPIALMLLFVYVFGGALKTSTGAENYVNYLLPGILLIAIASGIAYTAFRLFTDMQSGIFERFHSMPIARSSVLWAHVLTSLTANAITLAIIFGVGFLMGFRTGASPLAWLAVIGILMLFTLALTWLAIIAGLNAKTVDGASAFSYPLIFLPFISSAFVPTDTMPGPVQWFADNQPVTSIVNTIQALFAEKPVGNDIWVALAWCVGILVVAYVFAIISYRKKVS
- a CDS encoding ABC transporter permease; this translates as MKRRGERMPRLSIGDSIRTALIGPRSRKMRTALSALGVAVGIAALTAITGIAASNQAQLLAELDELGANMIMVQPGYGPDSKPVALPDTAAGMIERVKGVEQVGVLEKVPDGTGVYRNDLMPKSQGNGLTAYAASPEFLSSVEGSVAKGSWFDETDRSLPVTVLGAAAAARMGITETGVRVWIGERWYTVIGILDSAGLAESIDASAFLGDRWAAEHVSAKGDDTIASIYVRMADGGTGEKVREAIARAANPGSPYVQVTGLGDLAGARETADDSLSGLAVGLAAIALLVGGIGIANTMVVAVLERRGEIGLRRALGARPGQIAGQFVAEAIVLGGLGGIAGVVCGALAVVAYAAIQGQSATIPVLVLVGGPMVALAVGVIAGLYPAVSAARLSPTTALRTV